The Ramlibacter algicola genome segment GGAGAAGTCATGGCGGCAATCTACGGCGCGGGACGCAGAAAGCCATGACGTCGGAGGTCATGGGCGTGCGAAGAGGACGTCTTCGCGAATGGAATGGCTCGTGGGCGCCCGCGGGCCACTACCATCCGGGCGGCATGTTCGATCGGACGCCATGGATCCCGGGGCCGGGTTCGCGTTGTGCGCGAGCCTTGCAGCACGTGGGAGGCCTTGCCAGCGGCGGTCCGCTCGACCGCTCCCTTCACGTCACCCTGCAGTTCCACCCCGACCGGCTCCATCGCGGCGAGCCCCTCCTTCGCGTGCTCGCCCGGGACAGCCTCTACCGCTCGCAGTTCGAGACCGGCACGAGCAACGGCGGCCTCACTGCGCATCCGGGCGGGGATCGCTGGGCATGGGAGAGCCGGATGTTCGCGGGGGCGTACGACGATGCGCCGGCCGAGGAGCGTCCGAAATACGGCGCGTTGAACTACAGGCGCCGCGCGACCGGCGGCGCGCCGCGCTTTGGTTCGTCCTTCCTTCGGCTCAAGCCGCAGCTGCTGGCGCGCACGACGTTCTGCTATCCGGACAGCGTCTTCGAACCGCGCGACTTCGGCACGATGGCGAACATGGCGCTCATCGAACTCGCCGAGAGCGATCGGCGCGATCCCCTCGACGACGCCATCGAAGCACATGTCCATGGACCCGTGCGCCTCGCATCCGACGTCGAGGCGCTGGTGCTGGATCCCAGCTATCGCGGCACGGCCGTGGAGGAACTGGCCGGTGAACTGCCTTGCGTGGTGGAGTGGCATCCGGGATTCGTGTTGACCACCGACGTGCTCGCCCGGCACCCCGACTATCGCGGCCCGGAGTTCGTGGCCCTTGGATTGGCGCTCGCGCGCGATGGCGTCCTGACGCCTGCGTTGCTTGGCGAGGCAGCCCGGTCCGGGCGGTACGACGCGCAAGCGTTGAAGCGGGTCTGGCACTACGTCGCCCGCTTCGGGGATCCCGGTGCGCACCGGGACTGACGCTGCGACGCAATCTCACCCGGTCCGGGTGTCCCGCAGTTGGATGCCGACGGCCCCCGCCAGGATGGCCGCTGCCCCGGTCCACTGGGCCGCGCTCAGGCGCTGGTCGAACGCGACGACGTCCGTGATCATGGCGACGACGGGGTAGATGAACGACAGGGCGCCCGTCACCGCCGTCGGCAGCTTCTGGATCGCGGAATGCAGAAGGATGAAGACCAGCGCCGTGTAGATGAAGCCCATCGCGGCCAGGGACGACCAGGCAGTTGCGTCGACCGGAAAGTCCGCGCGCATGCCCCAGGGGGCGAACACCACGGCACCCACGCCGACGTGGATCAAGGTGATCAGCTGCGGCGCCGTGCCGTCCAGCTTCTTGGTCGCCAGGGCTGCAAGGGCGTACAGGAAGGCGGCTCCGATGGAAAGCAGGATGCCCAGCGGGTAGTCGCCGCCTGCGGCGGCGACAGCAGGCTGGCCCAGCGCGATCGCCACCACGCCGCCGAATGCCAGCGCGAGCCACGCCAATCGCGCGGCGGTGATCCTCTCGCCCAGGAATGCCATCCCGAATCCGAGAAGGATGAACGGCTGCGTGTTGTAGACGGCCGTGGCGACCGAGATCGGCACGTGCGAGAACGACTCGAAGATCAGGACCCAGTTAAGGGCAATCGCGAGGCCGCCTCCCGCTGCGAGTGCGAATTGCCGCTTCTGCATGCGCCGGAGATGGCCGAACGCAATGCAGAACGGCAGCAAGCCGGCCCCACCGAAGACACAACGCCAGAACAACAACGCGACGACGGGCTGGCCGGACCGGACCACGAACCAGCCGATGGTTCCCGAGATCGCCATCGCGGCGGTCATCTCGAACGCGCCTGTCACGGCCTTCTTCATTGCCTTCCCCGGCTGCGTGCCGACGGCGCGTCTCAGCCCGCCACGAAGGGCGTCTCGGGAACTTGCGTGTGGAAGCTCGCGTTGAGCATGTTCCAAGAGCGGATCGCGCCGACGACGAACGTGAGGTCCGCGATCTGCTCGTCGCTCAAGTGGCGCTTCACGGCGGCGAAATCGTCATCGCTGGGCGCACGATTCGGCACCGCGTTCACCGCCTCCGCCCAGTTGAGCGCGGCGCGTTCGGCGTCGCTGAAGAAGCGCCCTGCCTCGCGCCAGCCAGCCACGGCATTGGCATGGCGCGGGTCCATGCCCTGCCGGACCAGGTCGGCCCAGTGCATGTCGATGCAGAACGCACAGCCGTTGATCTGGCTGATGCGCAAGTCGACCAGCGCGCGTAGCCGCCTGTCCAACGTGGCGCCGGCGCTGTGGGAGAACTGCACCCCGGCGCGAGCGGCCTGGGGGGCGAGGGCGTGAAGGTCGAGTCTTGGTTCGGACATGGGTGCTCCTGGGGTGGGGATGGGATGGCTGCGACTTTCAAGGATCGCGGACCGGATGCGAAGTGGCGAAGCCGGAAGACGGCCTGTTCCCGGTTGGAATGGCGTGGCAGTCGGAAAGCAGGCGCCGAACAACCCCTGGTTGCCTGTGATGACGGTGCATCCCTTATGCTGCAGCATGCTTCCAAGTCTCGATCCAACCGACCCGCTGCTCTGGACCATTGCATTCCTGGTCGTGCTCTGCGTCGGCGTCGGCGCCTTCCGGTTCTTCAAACACCGCAGGGAGGGCGACCTCATGCTCCACGATTCCGCCATCTCCACGCTCGTGTTTCCGCCCGCGTCCAAGTTCCAGTCCTCCGCCTTGCCGCGACAGTAATCGCTTCGCGGTCCGACACCTCTCGGCCGTCCGAGCACGTGAACATGCCTCATCGCATACCCATCCCCGACCCGAACCTGCCTGATCCTGGCGAGCGCACCGGGCAGGGCAGCGACAGCTTGCTGCCGTTTCTCAGGCAACGCCGCGCCGGCAAACCCCGGCCGCCGAATGAATTCGTGCACACCGAACCGGAGTCCCCTTCGGGTTCACCATCGGACGCACCCGCGCCGGACGCATAGCGGTTGCAGGACCATGGCCCAGACCCACCACAGGACGAGGAGCTGCAACGGCGCGCGGATCAGGAGATAGACGGGGCCCCAGGCGTGGCCGCCCATCGGCACGTGATGCAGCGCCGCGTACACGTTCGCAGGAAAGAAGGCCACCAGGGTGGCCGCCGCAGTCCATGCCCCGGCCTGGCGCGAGCGCGGAATGAACAACGCGAGCGCTATCGCGATCTCGAGTACCCCGGTGGCGTACACCAGCAGCTCCCTTGCCGGTACCCAGGAGGGCAACATCTGCACCATCGGGCCGGTCTGGATGAAATGTCCACTGGCCGTGAACAGGAAGAGCAGCCCTGTACTCGCCGCCGCCACGGCGGGCAGGGTCTCCTGCCTTCGGTCGCGCAGCACCGCTCGACAGACCAGGTACGGCAGGACCAGGATCAGGGTCATCAGCACAGGGGTCAGCATCCGTCCACTCCCGCCGGGCTGCCCCCACCAGGAGTCACTGCACCTTGACCGCAGGGCAGCTGGATGCCTTCGGCATCGAAGACCTCCTTCATGGCTGCGAGGCCGTTCAAGGCAGCCGGGAACCCGGCATACACCGACATCTGCATCAACACTTCCGAGATCTCTTGCGGGGTGCAGCCGACGTTCAATGCGGCGTGGATGTGCACCCGCAATTGCGGTGCGGCGTTCCCCATCGCGCAGAGAGCGGCCACGGCCGCGATCTCGCGTTCGCGCAGTCCGAGGCCCGCACGGGAGTAGATGTCGCCGAACGGGTACTCGAGCACGTAGGCTGCGAAGTCCGGGAAGGACGAGGCCAGGCCCTCCACGACACGGATCCCCGCTTTCCCGTCGACGCGTTCCAGCATCTGCTCCCCGCGGATGCGGCGGTCTGACTTGGGCGGCTCACGATCAGCTTGCATTGCTGTTCTCCTGTTGGCTTCGTGGATGTGGCGACTGAGCGGTCGCTAGCGCGCTGGCCAAGGCCTTCGCCGCGCTGATCGCTCCCTGGAGCGACGCGCGATGGCGCTCGTCGCCGAACTCCTGGTACTCGATGGCCACGTGGTGGACGTCGTTGGCCGACACGCCGAGATAGCGCGCGCAGGTGCGCACGTGCGGCTCGAGATGCTCCCAGCGCTCGCGCAGGCCGCCGGGGCGGAAAGCGAACTCGCCGGAGGCGG includes the following:
- a CDS encoding DUF3626 domain-containing protein, whose amino-acid sequence is MFDRTPWIPGPGSRCARALQHVGGLASGGPLDRSLHVTLQFHPDRLHRGEPLLRVLARDSLYRSQFETGTSNGGLTAHPGGDRWAWESRMFAGAYDDAPAEERPKYGALNYRRRATGGAPRFGSSFLRLKPQLLARTTFCYPDSVFEPRDFGTMANMALIELAESDRRDPLDDAIEAHVHGPVRLASDVEALVLDPSYRGTAVEELAGELPCVVEWHPGFVLTTDVLARHPDYRGPEFVALGLALARDGVLTPALLGEAARSGRYDAQALKRVWHYVARFGDPGAHRD
- a CDS encoding DMT family transporter is translated as MKKAVTGAFEMTAAMAISGTIGWFVVRSGQPVVALLFWRCVFGGAGLLPFCIAFGHLRRMQKRQFALAAGGGLAIALNWVLIFESFSHVPISVATAVYNTQPFILLGFGMAFLGERITAARLAWLALAFGGVVAIALGQPAVAAAGGDYPLGILLSIGAAFLYALAALATKKLDGTAPQLITLIHVGVGAVVFAPWGMRADFPVDATAWSSLAAMGFIYTALVFILLHSAIQKLPTAVTGALSFIYPVVAMITDVVAFDQRLSAAQWTGAAAILAGAVGIQLRDTRTG
- a CDS encoding carboxymuconolactone decarboxylase family protein encodes the protein MSEPRLDLHALAPQAARAGVQFSHSAGATLDRRLRALVDLRISQINGCAFCIDMHWADLVRQGMDPRHANAVAGWREAGRFFSDAERAALNWAEAVNAVPNRAPSDDDFAAVKRHLSDEQIADLTFVVGAIRSWNMLNASFHTQVPETPFVAG
- a CDS encoding carboxymuconolactone decarboxylase family protein, giving the protein MQADREPPKSDRRIRGEQMLERVDGKAGIRVVEGLASSFPDFAAYVLEYPFGDIYSRAGLGLREREIAAVAALCAMGNAAPQLRVHIHAALNVGCTPQEISEVLMQMSVYAGFPAALNGLAAMKEVFDAEGIQLPCGQGAVTPGGGSPAGVDGC